A region from the Hydra vulgaris chromosome 10, alternate assembly HydraT2T_AEP genome encodes:
- the LOC136086279 gene encoding protein GVQW3-like, with protein MKKFEYRAYIKTRGLLGVSAQAITDELVLVHGDQASKYSTVVKWATLFKDGRENLEDDPRSGHPQTTYAAENIERVRAIIEENPHATHNIIKALTSINRFTINEIIHNALKKKKLTSRWRPHELTNQNRKNGVEA; from the coding sequence atgaaaaaatttgaatatcgAGCGTATATTAAAACCCGTGGTCTACTTGGAGTTTCAGCACAAGCCATAACTGATGAACTGGTTTTAGTTCATGGTGACCAAGCTTCAAAATATAGTACAGTTGTCAAGTGggctactttatttaaagatggtaGAGAGAATCTTGAAGATGATCCTCGCTCAGGGCACCCTCAAACCACGTATGCAGCTGAGAATATTGAACGTGTGCGAGCCATTATTGAAGAAAATCCGCATGCAACACATAATATAATTAAAGCCCTAACATCGATTAATCGTTTTACAATCAATGAAATCATTCACAacgcacttaaaaaaaaaaaattaacatcacGTTGGCGACCCCACGAGTTAACCAATCAAAATCGCAAGAATGGAGTTGAGGCATAA